The Saccharomonospora cyanea NA-134 genome includes a region encoding these proteins:
- a CDS encoding beta-ketoacyl synthase N-terminal-like domain-containing protein — protein MTDVVITGLGVVAPTGSNTGDFWWSTLEGASGVGRISRFDPSRYPVRYAGEVTGFDPSLTLDPRIVVQTDLWTQFALEATRQALESASLDPRACDSFDIGVTTSAGSGGNAFGQREIEALWAHGPRHVGPYQSIAWFYAASTGQISIGNTMRGPCAVVSSESAGGLDAVAHGRRAVRRGCRVQVCGGTEAPVSPYALTCQLRSGLLSERDSPAAYRPFSHDASGYVPGEGGAVVVLEDAVHARDRGARALSVVAGHAATFTGSQWAVNDRDYWRRATEALAAAIRLALADAHVSPEDIDVVFADGMAVPSADHTEIAALRRVFGPAFDRVPVTAPSAGLGRAYSAAGAFAVAAATLALRDGVVPPTPGLAGDDVAVAADVVTGTPRRGPLRHALVLARGFGGFSSALVLAASA, from the coding sequence GTGACCGATGTGGTCATCACTGGACTCGGGGTGGTGGCTCCCACCGGTTCGAACACCGGCGACTTCTGGTGGTCCACCCTGGAGGGTGCGAGTGGTGTCGGGCGCATCAGCCGGTTCGACCCGAGCCGTTATCCCGTCCGGTACGCGGGGGAGGTCACCGGGTTCGATCCCTCACTCACCCTCGACCCGCGCATCGTGGTGCAGACGGACCTGTGGACGCAGTTCGCGCTGGAGGCCACCCGGCAGGCACTGGAGTCCGCCTCGCTCGACCCGCGAGCCTGCGACAGCTTCGACATCGGCGTCACCACGTCGGCCGGCTCCGGCGGCAACGCGTTCGGGCAGCGGGAGATCGAGGCGCTGTGGGCGCACGGGCCACGCCACGTCGGTCCGTACCAGTCCATCGCGTGGTTCTACGCCGCTTCCACCGGTCAGATCTCGATCGGTAACACGATGCGCGGCCCGTGTGCGGTGGTGAGCAGCGAGTCCGCTGGCGGGTTGGACGCCGTGGCTCACGGCCGCCGGGCCGTGCGGCGGGGCTGCCGCGTGCAGGTCTGCGGCGGCACGGAGGCCCCGGTGAGTCCGTACGCGCTCACCTGCCAGTTGCGCTCCGGCCTGCTCAGCGAGCGCGACTCCCCGGCGGCGTACCGGCCGTTCTCCCACGATGCCTCGGGTTACGTGCCCGGCGAGGGCGGTGCGGTGGTGGTGCTGGAGGACGCGGTACACGCCCGCGACCGGGGCGCGCGTGCGCTCTCGGTGGTGGCCGGGCACGCGGCGACCTTCACCGGATCGCAGTGGGCGGTGAACGACCGCGACTACTGGCGGCGCGCCACCGAGGCTCTCGCGGCCGCGATCCGGCTCGCGCTCGCGGACGCGCACGTTTCGCCCGAGGACATCGACGTCGTGTTCGCCGACGGCATGGCGGTGCCTTCGGCCGACCACACCGAGATCGCCGCCCTGCGGCGTGTCTTCGGACCCGCGTTCGACCGGGTTCCGGTGACGGCGCCCTCGGCGGGACTCGGCCGCGCGTACTCGGCGGCGGGCGCGTTCGCCGTGGCCGCCGCGACCCTGGCGCTGCGTGACGGCGTGGTCCCGCCGACTCCGGGGCTGGCCGGGGACGACGTCGCCGTGGCCGCCGACGTGGTCACCGGAACGCCCCGGCGAGGACCGTTGCGGCACGCGCTGGTGCTCGCGAGGGGCTTCGGTGGTTTCAGCTCCGCACTCGTACTCGCAGCGAGTGCGTAA
- a CDS encoding acyl carrier protein, producing MSGPVITMEELGELLSSSSGVRVDTAELTAATTFDDLGLDSLALLGVITAIERNRGVALPAEAQETRSVREFLTILNDTLREAA from the coding sequence ATGAGTGGTCCGGTCATCACGATGGAGGAACTCGGCGAGCTGCTGTCGTCGAGCAGTGGGGTGCGCGTCGACACGGCCGAGTTGACCGCGGCGACGACGTTCGACGACCTCGGTCTCGACTCGCTCGCACTCCTCGGCGTGATCACGGCGATCGAACGCAACCGCGGCGTGGCCCTCCCCGCCGAGGCGCAGGAGACGCGTTCGGTGCGGGAGTTCCTCACCATCCTCAACGACACCCTGCGGGAGGCGGCCTGA
- a CDS encoding beta-ketoacyl-[acyl-carrier-protein] synthase family protein, with protein MTRRVAVTGLGVVAPGGIGVKAFWDLLTSGATATRGITLFDPQGFRSRIAAECDFDPIGEGLTSAEVARLDRHVQFALVAAREAVDDSGLELGPVNPWRIGVSMGTAVGSTIRLEEGYVQVSGGGAEWLVDPGRADPFLYQALVPSTLAAEVADAHGVRGPVRTISTGCTSGLDAVGYGAMAIEEGAADVVIAGASDAPISPITVACFDAIKATSTRNDEPEAASRPFDALRDGFVLGEGAAVLVLEDLERARRRGARVYCEVAGFATFGNAHHMTGLTTEGIEMARAITTALRAAKAAPDEVGYVNAHGSSTKQNDRHETAAVKRGLGEHAYRTPMSSIKSMIGHSLGAIGSLELVACVLAIDTSVVPPTANYEHRDPECDLDYVPREAREQGVDLVLSVGSGFGGFQSAVVLDAAGRRAR; from the coding sequence ATGACACGCCGGGTCGCCGTCACCGGCCTCGGTGTCGTGGCGCCGGGTGGGATCGGGGTGAAGGCCTTCTGGGACCTGCTCACCTCCGGCGCCACGGCGACGCGGGGCATCACGCTGTTCGACCCGCAGGGTTTCCGGTCGCGGATCGCGGCGGAATGCGACTTCGACCCGATCGGCGAGGGCCTCACCTCCGCCGAGGTCGCCCGACTCGACCGGCACGTGCAGTTCGCGCTCGTGGCGGCACGCGAGGCGGTGGACGACTCCGGGCTCGAACTCGGCCCGGTGAACCCGTGGCGGATCGGGGTGAGCATGGGAACGGCCGTCGGCTCGACGATCCGGCTGGAGGAGGGGTACGTCCAGGTGTCCGGCGGCGGAGCGGAGTGGCTCGTCGATCCAGGCCGTGCCGACCCGTTCCTGTACCAGGCACTGGTACCCAGCACCCTCGCCGCGGAGGTCGCCGACGCCCACGGAGTGCGGGGGCCGGTGCGCACCATCTCGACTGGGTGCACGTCGGGGCTCGACGCCGTCGGCTACGGCGCGATGGCGATCGAGGAGGGCGCCGCGGACGTGGTCATCGCGGGTGCGTCGGACGCACCGATCTCCCCGATCACGGTCGCCTGTTTCGACGCGATCAAGGCCACCAGCACCCGCAACGACGAGCCGGAGGCGGCGAGCCGGCCGTTCGACGCACTGCGCGACGGTTTCGTGCTCGGCGAGGGTGCGGCGGTCCTCGTGCTGGAGGACCTGGAGCGGGCCCGCCGGCGGGGTGCTCGGGTGTACTGCGAGGTCGCCGGGTTCGCGACCTTCGGCAACGCCCACCACATGACCGGGCTGACCACCGAGGGCATCGAGATGGCCAGGGCGATCACGACGGCGTTGCGGGCGGCGAAGGCGGCACCCGACGAGGTGGGCTACGTCAACGCGCACGGGTCGAGCACGAAGCAGAACGACCGGCACGAGACCGCGGCGGTGAAGCGGGGTCTGGGCGAGCACGCGTACCGGACGCCCATGAGCTCGATCAAGTCGATGATCGGGCACTCCCTCGGCGCGATCGGCAGCCTCGAACTCGTCGCGTGCGTGCTCGCGATCGACACCAGTGTCGTGCCGCCCACGGCGAACTACGAGCACCGCGACCCGGAGTGCGACCTGGACTACGTGCCGCGTGAGGCCCGCGAGCAGGGCGTCGACCTGGTGCTGAGCGTGGGCAGTGGGTTCGGGGGGTTCCAGTCGGCCGTGGTGCTGGACGCGGCGGGAAGGAGAGCGCGGTGA